The nucleotide sequence CGCCGTGGTGGAGGCGGGCTGCCGGTTCGGGCAGGGCCAGCTCTTCGGCTGGGGGGTGCCGGCCGAGCACCTGGAGGCGATGCTGGAGGCGGCCAGCCCGCCGGAGGGAAGCGGTGCGGAGTCCCGCCCGCCGGCCGGCAGCCGGGGCAGGTCCGCCTCCCGAACCACCGGCAACCCGGCCGCCGCCGGCAGCCCCGGAAGTCCCGGAAGTCCCGGAAGCCAAGGCAGCCTCGGCAGCCCCGGCGGCGGCAACAGCGGCGGCAGTGGCAACAGCGGCGGCAGTGGCGGCGGCCGGAGTGCGCCCCGGCAGCGCCGGCCGGCCGAGGCGTCGACGGACCAGAAAACCGACAGTGCCCAAAATGCGGGATCAGTTGACTCATCGCGTGAGATGCGTCAGGCTTAGCCGCATGTCTGCGACCAGGTCCTTCCGAGTACTTATCTGAGCGCACTCTCGACCCCCGAGAGTGCGCAGGCCCCGTGCATCAGCACGAGGGCCGTTTTTATTGGCCACGTATCCGTGTTGGCAGGGCGGTCACCGTCGTCGGCGTACCGGTCCCTGCCGGTTCGTGCGGATCGGTCCCCGCCCGGCACGACGTCCGGCCGGGGCGGCCCGTCCGCACCGTCCCGCACACCTCGACAGATCAACTGCTCCGAGCGAAGGCCTGAATAGCCATGACGAGACCCACGCCCGAGACGCTGGCCAACAGCGCGCGCCGGCACCGCCCCGCCGCCGAGGGGGCCAACAGCCCCGCGGACCAGTTCCCCCGCCGACTCCGCCCGGGAGCCCAGCCAGCCGGCGAGCAGCCCGGTCCGCTCGCCGAGCCGGCCCGGCCGGCCGGTGGCCAGGTGGTGGCGCCGGTACAGGTCTCCGGGGCCGGTTCGCTGGTGAAGTCGCTGGAGGCGCTCGGCGTCGAGGTCGCGTTCGGCATCCCGGGCGGGGCGATCCTGCCGGCGTACGACCCGCTCTACGACTCGACCGTCCGGCACATCCTGGTCCGGCACGAGCAGGGCGCCGGGCACGCCGCCACCGGGTACGCCCAGGCCACCGGCCGGGTCGGGGTCTGCGTCGCCACCTCGGGGCCCGGCGCGACCAACCTCGTCACCCCGATCGCGGACGCCTACATGGACTCGGTGCCGATGGTGGCGATCACCGGTCAGGTGGCCAAGCCGGCGATCGGCACCGACGCCTTCCAGGAGGCGGACATCCAGGGCATCACCCTGCCGATCACCAAGCACAACTACCTGATCCAGACCGCCGAGGAGATCCCGCGGATCCTGGCCGAGGCGTTCCACCTGGCCGCCACCGGCCGGCCCGGCCCGGTGCTCGTCGACATCCCCAAGGACGTCCTCCAGGCGCAGACCACCTTCTCCTGGCCACCCACCCTGGACCTGCCGGGCTACCGGCCCACCCTGCACCCGCACGGCAAGCAGATCCGCGAGGCGGCCCGGCTGATGACCACGGCCCGCCGCCCGGTGCTCTACGTCGGCGGCGGGGTGCTCAAGGCCGGTGCCACCGAGGGGCTGCTCCGGCTGGCCGAGCTGACCGGCATTCCGGTGGTGACCACGCTGATGGCCCGGGGCGCCTTCCCGGACTCGCACCAGCAGCAGCTGGGCATGCCGGGCATGCACGGTACGGTCGCCGCCGTCTACGCGTTGCAGAAGTCCGACCTGATCGTGGCGCTGGGGGCCAGGTTCGACGACCGGGTCACCGGCAAGCTGGACTCGTTCGCCCCCGGGGCGGCGATCGTGCACGCCGACATCGACCCGGCGGAGATCGGCAAGAACCGTGCCGCCGACGTGCCGATCGTCGGCGACGCGAAGTACGTCATCGACGAGTTGATCGAGGCGGTCCGGGCGGCGGCCGCCGGGCAGACCACACCGGTCGACCGGACCGAGTGGTGGGCGCAGCTCGACGACCTGCGCGACCGTTACCCGCTCGGCTACGACGAGCCGACCGACGGCACCCTGGCCCCGCAGTACGTGATCGAGCGGCTGGGCGCGATCGCCGGCCCGGAGGCGGTCTACGTGGCCGGGGTGGGGCAGCACCAGATGTGGGCGGCGCAGTTCGTCTCGTACGAGAAGCCGTACACCTGGCTGAACTCCGGTGGCCTCGGCACCATGGGGTACGCGGTGCCGGCGGCGATGGGCGCCAAGGTCGGCAAGCCGGACACGGTGGTCTGGGGGATCGACGGCGACGGCTGCTTCCAGATGACCAACCAGGAGCTGGCGACCTGCGCCCTGGAGGGGATCCCGGTCAAGATCGCCGTGATCAACAACGGCAACCTGGGCATGGTCCGGCAGTGGCAGACGCTCTTCTACGGCGAGCGCTACTCCAACACCGAGCTGGGCACCCACAAGCACCGCATCCCGGATTTCGTGAAGCTGGCCGAGGCGCTGGGCTGCGTCGGGCTGCGCTGCGAGAGCAAGGCCGACGTGGACAAGACCATCAAGGCCGCGATGGAGATCAACGACGTGCCGGTGGTCGTCGACTTCGTGGTCGGCAAGGACGCGATGGTCTGGCCGATGGTGCCCGCCGGGACCAGCAACGACGAGATCATGTTCGCCCGTGGGGTCCGCCCCGCCTTCGACGACGACGACCTGTGAGGCGGGGAAGATGAGCGAGCGTAGTGAGCGAATCAGTCAACTCAGTGCGGTTGTGCCTCATGGCGGCACGGAGCGAAGTGGAGTGCCGGCATGAGCAAGCACACGCTGTCCGTTCTCGTGGAGAACAAGCCCGGTGTCCTGGCCCGGGTGAGCGGGCTCTTCTCCCGGCGGGGCTTCAACATCGACTCGCTGGCCGTCGGCGAGACGGAGAACCCGGACGTCTCCCGGATCACGATCGTGGTCAACGCCGAGACCTCGCCGCTGGAGCAGGTCACCAAGCAGCTCAACAAGCTGGTGAACGTACTCAAGATCGTGGAGCTGGATCCGGGCGTCTCGGTGGCCCGGGAGCTGGTCCTGGTCAAGGTCCGGGCCGACCGCTCGCAGCGGGCCCAGGTGCTGGAGACGGTGAACCTGTTCCGGGCCAGGGTGGTGGACGTCGCGCCGGACACCCTCACGATCGAGGCGACCGGCACCGCTGACAAGCTGGACGCGCTGCTGCGCGATCTCGAACCGTTCGGAATCAAGGAAATGGTGCAGTCGGGCCTGGTGGCCATCGGGCGGGGCTCCCGTTCGATCACCACCGGTTCCGCGCTGCGGGCCGCCTGAGCACGGCGTTCCCGCACAACGATTGGCAACGGCGGGCCCGGCCGGGTCGCGCCGCAGGAGAGGAAAGTCATGACCGCTGAGGTGTTCTACGACGACGACGCCGACCTGGGGCTCATCCAGAGCAAGAAGGTCGCGGTGCTCGGCTACGGCAGCCAGGGCCACGCCCACGCGCTGTCGCTGCGCGACTCCGGCGTCGACGTGGTGATCGGTCTGCCGGAGGGCTCGAAGAGCCGGGCCAAGGCCCAGGAGCAGGGCCTTCGGGTACTGACCCCGGCCGAGGCGTCGGCCGAGGCCGACGTGATCATGGTGCTGGCGCCGGACACCGCGCAGCGGTCGCTCTACGCCGACGCCATCGCGCCGCACCTGACCGCCGGCAAGGCGCTGCTGTTCGGCCACGGCCTGAACATCCGGTACGGCTTCATCACGCCGCCGGCCGACGTCGACGTGGCGATGGTCGCCCCGAAGGGCCCGGGTCACCTGGTCCGCCGGCAGTACGTCGACGGCAAGGGCGTGCCCTGCCTGGTCGCGGTGGAGCAGGACGCCACCGGCACCGCCTTCCCGCTCGCCCTGGCGTACTGCAAGGCGATCGGTGGCACCCGGGCCGGTGCGATCCGCACCACCTTCAAGGAGGAGACCGAGACCGACCTCTTCGGCGAGCAGGCGGTGCTCTGCGGCGGCGCCTCCGCGCTGGTGCAGACCGGTTTCGAGGTGCTCACCGAGGCCGGGTACGCCCCCGAGGTGGCGTACTTCGAGTGCCTGCACGAGCTGAAGCTGATCGTCGACCTGATGTACGAGGGCGGCGTCGCCCGGATGCGCTACAGCGTCTCCGACACCGCCGAGTACGGCGACTACTCGCGGGGCCCGCGGGTGGTCGACGCCCGGGTCAAGGACGAGATGCGGAAGATCCTCGCCGAGGTGCAGTCCGGCGAGTTCGCCCGGGAGTGGATCGCCGAGGACGACGCGGGGCGGCCGAACTTCACCAAGTGGCGGGCCGAGGGCGCGGCGCACCCGATCGAGGAGACCGGCAAGAAGCTGCGCGGCATGATGAGCTGGGTCGACCGGCCGATCACCGAGACCGCTTGATCGACCGGCCGATCACCGAGACCGCTTGATCGACCGGTCGATCACCGAGACCGCTTGATCGACCGGTCGATCACCGAGACCGCCTGACGCTGTTTCCCGCCCCGGGCCGGTGCCTCGCGCTCCGGCCCGGGGCGTCGTCGTCTCCTCCGCTGGAGATCCTCCTCGTTACCGGATCTTCCACCGGCGAGTTACCGGATCATTGCCATTCGACGTCCGGTCGGTACCCCGGCCGGCGGCGGCAGGAAATGGTCGGCGGTTACGGGCGGTTAATGCGTCGGCTCGGGTACTGTCGCCGCATGCGTCTGGAGCAATCGCACCGCACCGAGCGTTTCGGCGCCGTCCGTATCCACGAACTCCAGCGTGTCATACAGCTGGACTCGGGAGACGCCACGGGGACCACCGGCGAGGGGATCGTTCCGCATGCGGCGTTGCGCGCGATCGAGCGGCAGATGGTCATCGTCATTCCCTGCATGAATGAAACACGCAGAGTAATCGAAGGCGTGCTCTCGGGGATTCCGCACGACTGTCTGATCGTGCTGGTCTCGAACAGCGCCCGACAGCCGGTGGACCGCTACGAGATGGAAGCGCAGACCCTGGAGCAGCACTGTCGGGCGGCCGAACGGCCGGCGATCATGGTGCACCAGCGGGATCCCGGGCTGGCCGCCGCGGTCAAGGCCGCCGGGATGCCCGAGCTGATCGACTCCGACGGGCTGGTCCGGGGCGGCAAGGGCGAGGCGATGCTGATCGGCATGGCCGTCGCCGCGCTGACCGGACGGAAATACCTCGGCTATATCGACGCCGACAACTACGTGCCGGGTGCCGTGCACGAGTACGTCAAGGTCTACGCCGCCGGCCTGCACCTGGCCGCCAACCCGTACGCGATGGTGCGGATCTCCTGGCACTCGAAGCCGAAACTGCGCGACGGCCGGCTCTTCTTCAGCCGCCGCGGCCGCAGTTCCGAGATCACCAACGACTTCCTGAACCGGCTGGTCGCCGAGTATTCCGGGTTCGGCACCGAGGTGATCGCCACCGGCAATGCCGGCGAACACGCGCTCAGTCTCGACCTCGGGCTGCGGATGCGGCTGGCCGGCGGTTTCGCCGTGGAGCCGTTCGAGTTCGTCGAGCTCTTCGAGCAGTTCGGCGGGCTACTCGACACCGCGCATCCGGACGTGATGGCGAGTTCCGTGCCGGTGCTCCAGATCGAGACCCGTAACCCGCACTTCCACGACAACAAGGGCGAGGACCACGTGCAGGGCATGCGGATGCAGGCGCTGAACGTGCTCTACCACTCACCCGTCGCGCTGCCCGCCGTCCGGCAGGCGATCCTCGACTTCATGATCGCCCAGGGGGCGCTCGCGCCGGGCGAGGAGCCGCCCCGGGAGCGGATCTACCCGCCGGTCGGTTCGCTCGACCTGGACCTGCTGCGCGACGTACTGGAGACCGAGGCGGGGACCTTCCGGCAGCTCGGCACCCGGTCGCTGGCCAGCCAGGTGCGGCCCCGGCCCGCGCTGCCCGAGCCCGGGGTCTTCACCTCCGCCTGAGCCGCCGCCGATCCGGCATCCGGCCGGTCTGGCATCCGGCCGACGCGCGTGCCGACGCAGGTCGGTGGGGCCTGTGAGGGCACTCACGCGGTTCGGCGGCGCACCGTGCGCAGCAGGACGCCTACCATCGGCAGAACAGGTGCGTCCGCACCGGAGGGAAGCACCGGTTTTGGCGCAAGCGCGGGACGCAGTGCGGCGCCCACGTGGCCACAGACCTCGCCCGGCCGACATATACGAGGACCAATGACTCCCGTCGTACTGATCGCAGAAGAGCTCGCTCCCGCCGCAATCGACGTGCTCGCGCACGACTTCGACGTACGCCACGTCGACGGCACCGACCGTCCTGCCCTGCTCGGCGCGCTCGCCGAGGCCGACGCGGTCATCGTACGCAGCGCCACCCAGATCGACGCCGAGGCGATCGCCGCCGCACCCCGGCTGAAGGTGGTGGCCCGGGCGGGTGTCGGGCTGGACAACGTCGAGGTGCCCGCCGCGACGGCCCGGGGTGTGATGGTGGTCAACGCGCCGACCTCGAACATCGTCTCCGCCGCCGAGCAGGCGGTCGCGCTGCTGCTGGCCGTCGCCCGGAACACCGCCAGCGCCAGCTCGGCGCTGAAGGCGGGGGAGTGGAAGCGGTCCAAGTACACCGGCGTCGAGGTGCAGGGCAAGACCGTCGGGGTGGTCGGGCTCGGCCGGATCGGGGTGCTCTTCGCGCAGCGGATCGCCGCCTTCGGCACCCGGCTGATCGCGTACGACCCGTACGTGCAGCCGGCCCGGGCGGCGCAGCTCGGCGTACGCCTGGTGGGGCTGGAGGAGCTGCTCCGGGAGAGCGACTTCATCTCGATCCACCTGCCGAAGACCCCGGAGACGGTCGGCCTGATCGGCGAGAAGGAACTCGCCCTGGTCAAGCCGGGCGTCCGGATCGTCAACGCGGCCCGGGGCGGTCTGATCGACGAGCAGGCGCTGGCCGACGCGATCGCCGAGGGCCGGGTCGGCGGGGCCGGCATCGACGTGTACTCGAAGGAGCCCTGCACCGCCTCGCCGCTGTTCGCCTTCGACAACGTGGTGGCCACCCCGCACCTGGGCGCCTCCACCGCCGAGGCGCAGGACAAGGCGGGGCTGGCGGTGGCCCGCAGCGTCAAGCTGGCCCTGCAGGGCGAGTTCGTGCCGGACGCGGTGAACGTGCAGGCCGGCGGCGTGGTCGCCGAGGACGTCCGGCCGCTGCTGCCGCTCGCCGAGAAGCTCGGCAAGGTCTTCACCGCGGTGGCCGGCGGGGTCGCCGCCAGCGTCACCGTCGAGGTACGCGGCGAGATCGCCGCCAACGACGTCTCGGTGCTGAAGCTGGCCGCCACCAAGGGCCTGTTCACCTCGGTCGTCGAGGAGCAGGTGAGCTACGTCAACGCGCCGCTGCTCGCCGCCGACCGGGGCGTCACGGTCGCCCTGACCACGCACGCCGAGACCATCGACCACCCGAACCTGGTCACCGTGCGCGGTGCGCTGCCGGACGGGCGTACCGTCTCGGTCTCCGGCACGGCCGTGCACGCCGGCACCCGCGACGTGCTCAAGCTGACCGAAGTGGACGGTTTCGACCTGGAGCTCGGCGCGGACGGCATCCTGCTCTTCTTCCGCTACGTCGACAAGCCCGGCGTGGTCGGCACCATCGGGTCGATCCTCGGCGAGGCCGGGGTCAACATCGCGGCGATGCAGGTGGCCCGGCGGGAAGCCGGCGGCGAGGCGCTGATGACCCTGACCGTGGACTCGGCGACCGCGGCGGAACTGCTCAGCTC is from Micromonospora sp. WMMD1102 and encodes:
- the ilvN gene encoding acetolactate synthase small subunit, which encodes MSKHTLSVLVENKPGVLARVSGLFSRRGFNIDSLAVGETENPDVSRITIVVNAETSPLEQVTKQLNKLVNVLKIVELDPGVSVARELVLVKVRADRSQRAQVLETVNLFRARVVDVAPDTLTIEATGTADKLDALLRDLEPFGIKEMVQSGLVAIGRGSRSITTGSALRAA
- the serA gene encoding phosphoglycerate dehydrogenase, yielding MTPVVLIAEELAPAAIDVLAHDFDVRHVDGTDRPALLGALAEADAVIVRSATQIDAEAIAAAPRLKVVARAGVGLDNVEVPAATARGVMVVNAPTSNIVSAAEQAVALLLAVARNTASASSALKAGEWKRSKYTGVEVQGKTVGVVGLGRIGVLFAQRIAAFGTRLIAYDPYVQPARAAQLGVRLVGLEELLRESDFISIHLPKTPETVGLIGEKELALVKPGVRIVNAARGGLIDEQALADAIAEGRVGGAGIDVYSKEPCTASPLFAFDNVVATPHLGASTAEAQDKAGLAVARSVKLALQGEFVPDAVNVQAGGVVAEDVRPLLPLAEKLGKVFTAVAGGVAASVTVEVRGEIAANDVSVLKLAATKGLFTSVVEEQVSYVNAPLLAADRGVTVALTTHAETIDHPNLVTVRGALPDGRTVSVSGTAVHAGTRDVLKLTEVDGFDLELGADGILLFFRYVDKPGVVGTIGSILGEAGVNIAAMQVARREAGGEALMTLTVDSATAAELLSSAADSIGAVAASAADLRDEEA
- the mpgS gene encoding mannosyl-3-phosphoglycerate synthase, encoding MRLEQSHRTERFGAVRIHELQRVIQLDSGDATGTTGEGIVPHAALRAIERQMVIVIPCMNETRRVIEGVLSGIPHDCLIVLVSNSARQPVDRYEMEAQTLEQHCRAAERPAIMVHQRDPGLAAAVKAAGMPELIDSDGLVRGGKGEAMLIGMAVAALTGRKYLGYIDADNYVPGAVHEYVKVYAAGLHLAANPYAMVRISWHSKPKLRDGRLFFSRRGRSSEITNDFLNRLVAEYSGFGTEVIATGNAGEHALSLDLGLRMRLAGGFAVEPFEFVELFEQFGGLLDTAHPDVMASSVPVLQIETRNPHFHDNKGEDHVQGMRMQALNVLYHSPVALPAVRQAILDFMIAQGALAPGEEPPRERIYPPVGSLDLDLLRDVLETEAGTFRQLGTRSLASQVRPRPALPEPGVFTSA
- a CDS encoding acetolactate synthase large subunit, producing the protein MTRPTPETLANSARRHRPAAEGANSPADQFPRRLRPGAQPAGEQPGPLAEPARPAGGQVVAPVQVSGAGSLVKSLEALGVEVAFGIPGGAILPAYDPLYDSTVRHILVRHEQGAGHAATGYAQATGRVGVCVATSGPGATNLVTPIADAYMDSVPMVAITGQVAKPAIGTDAFQEADIQGITLPITKHNYLIQTAEEIPRILAEAFHLAATGRPGPVLVDIPKDVLQAQTTFSWPPTLDLPGYRPTLHPHGKQIREAARLMTTARRPVLYVGGGVLKAGATEGLLRLAELTGIPVVTTLMARGAFPDSHQQQLGMPGMHGTVAAVYALQKSDLIVALGARFDDRVTGKLDSFAPGAAIVHADIDPAEIGKNRAADVPIVGDAKYVIDELIEAVRAAAAGQTTPVDRTEWWAQLDDLRDRYPLGYDEPTDGTLAPQYVIERLGAIAGPEAVYVAGVGQHQMWAAQFVSYEKPYTWLNSGGLGTMGYAVPAAMGAKVGKPDTVVWGIDGDGCFQMTNQELATCALEGIPVKIAVINNGNLGMVRQWQTLFYGERYSNTELGTHKHRIPDFVKLAEALGCVGLRCESKADVDKTIKAAMEINDVPVVVDFVVGKDAMVWPMVPAGTSNDEIMFARGVRPAFDDDDL
- the ilvC gene encoding ketol-acid reductoisomerase; translation: MTAEVFYDDDADLGLIQSKKVAVLGYGSQGHAHALSLRDSGVDVVIGLPEGSKSRAKAQEQGLRVLTPAEASAEADVIMVLAPDTAQRSLYADAIAPHLTAGKALLFGHGLNIRYGFITPPADVDVAMVAPKGPGHLVRRQYVDGKGVPCLVAVEQDATGTAFPLALAYCKAIGGTRAGAIRTTFKEETETDLFGEQAVLCGGASALVQTGFEVLTEAGYAPEVAYFECLHELKLIVDLMYEGGVARMRYSVSDTAEYGDYSRGPRVVDARVKDEMRKILAEVQSGEFAREWIAEDDAGRPNFTKWRAEGAAHPIEETGKKLRGMMSWVDRPITETA